ATATTGAGGCGGGCAGCGATCTCGGCCTGCTCCTCGGCCGGCCACAGGCTGATGGCATAGGCCTTGCGCTCGGCGAGGATCAACTCGTAATCGATCTGCTCGACGATCTGTGGCGGTGGCAGCTGGCTGAGATCGATGGCGGCGAAGGTGTTCATGCGCTGGCCCCCAGTTGGAGTGTGACGGCCAGGTTGAGCGGTTCATTGGTATCGACTCGACGACATTCAATATCCAACACCGACTGCCCTTGCAGCGTCGCACCCTTGAACTGCACCTGACTCAGGCTGACGCGGTGTTCCCAACGCATCAGCGCCATAACGGTGGCGGCATAGACCCGCAGACGGGTTAGATCATTGAACGGGTGGTCGACCAGCTCGGGCAACAGGCTGCCGTACTCCCGGCGCATGACGCGGGTGCCGAGGCGAGTGCTGAGGATGTCGCTGCACGACTGTTCGATGTGTTCGGTGGTGCTGATCGCTGCGCCGGTATCTCGGTTCATTCCGGGGCTCCTGTCTTGGCTCCGCCCGGCATCACTCCACCATGCAGGTGCTTGACCAGGCTGATGCCGGCCGCGACCACGTCCTGCGACACGGTGACCTTGCCGGTGACGGTCTGATTGCCGGTCTGGGTGTAGTCGCCCTGGTGGGTGATTGGGCCGAGGATGGTGATGCCGCCCTCGCTGACCAGGTTGGTGGTACCGCCCGGGGCCAGGGTGGCATTCAGGTGATGGGCGACGCTGTCGTACTCGATCACCGTGCCGTCGCTGTAGCTGCGGCGGTGGAGTCCGGCGCGGTCACCGTTGGCCGGGGCGTTGTCGCTGAACAGGCCGGTTAAAGCCACGCCGTTGCCAAGTTGGCCCGAGGGGCTGATCAGTAAGACTTGCTCACCGGCGGTGGGCGGGTCCCACTCCTTGTCGGAACCGGCGCGCAGGGTCAGCCATGGCAGCCAGGTCGTGGTCAGTTCACCGGTTTTCACACGCACGCGCGGGGGCTTCATCTGGACTTCGGCGACAACGCCGAAGCGGACAAGGTTTTCAATCAGGCGGGCGAGGGTGGCTAGATCG
The DNA window shown above is from Pseudomonas protegens CHA0 and carries:
- a CDS encoding phage baseplate assembly protein V, encoding MNDLATLARLIENLVRFGVVAEVQMKPPRVRVKTGELTTTWLPWLTLRAGSDKEWDPPTAGEQVLLISPSGQLGNGVALTGLFSDNAPANGDRAGLHRRSYSDGTVIEYDSVAHHLNATLAPGGTTNLVSEGGITILGPITHQGDYTQTGNQTVTGKVTVSQDVVAAGISLVKHLHGGVMPGGAKTGAPE
- a CDS encoding GPW/gp25 family protein, which translates into the protein MNRDTGAAISTTEHIEQSCSDILSTRLGTRVMRREYGSLLPELVDHPFNDLTRLRVYAATVMALMRWEHRVSLSQVQFKGATLQGQSVLDIECRRVDTNEPLNLAVTLQLGASA